TGAGGCTGTCGAGGACCTCTCTCTCGCCATTGCCCAGGACCCCGGCAATTTGGCCGCGCTGAAGCAGCGCGGCATGGCGCGTCTCGCCCTTGGTGATCTCAACTCCGCGGCAAGCGATCTTCACACCTACAGCCGGGCAGTTCCCGACGATCGGGAAGTCGCGGCTGCGATTGCTGGCATTAAGCCCGCCGCAAGTAGGCGGCCTTCAACGCCTTGATGAGAGGCGCGGTGACTTGAGCAATTCCAGGAAAAGTGTGAAACGGTTTTCCGTTCGGAATTGCGTCAAAACAAAGAGCCTGAGCAATTCCAAGAAAAGTGTGAACGGTTTTCCGTCCGGAATTGCGACAAAGAGTTAGAGCAGTTCACCGTTTTCGTGAAACTGTAAACCGCTCTAACCGGATGGCATGAATACCTATGCCATTGAGGTTGGCTGTCGCAGCAGATTGCCGCTGCACCATTTGTGCGGCCGATAGCTGCCAGCCGAGGTGCAAAATTTTCTTCTATCTCCAGCCCACGGCGCCGGCTCCCATTGCTCGCGCACGGCAGCACGGCCACCGGTCAGGCCATCTTTGCCATTACCTTGGCCATGTCTGCCGTGTCGAACGCCCTCAGAGTCTGAGTTCTGATGTTGCCCAGCGATGCGATCGACAGGGATAGTGCGGTCGCGGCAATGTCGTCGTCGGCTTCGGCAATCGCCACGACATCATGTTGGCCAAGTGTCCACAACAGGGTGTGTACCTTGACGCCGCTTTTGCTGGCCATCGCCTTGAAGGCCTCGGCACGCTTCTGGGTATCCTTTATGCTCTTGATACCTTGGTCTGTGAAATTCGAGAGCAGCACGTAGTAAGCCATTCATTCCTCCCACAATGGGGAGCGGGCGGGCGCTCACGGCGCGTCCGCCGTCTCCCAGAGCCTACGATAACACGAGCCGGGGATGCGAACCACAGGCGGCCAGACACGCCATCGCGCACCATTGCGTAGCCTACAATGGGACAACCTTGCCGTCGGCCAGGGTGACGCGCCTGTCCATGCGCGATGCCAGCTCGTGATTGTGAGTGGCGATCAGCGCCGCGAGGCCCGACTGCCGGACCAGCGCCTCCAGTGCCTCGAAGACATAGGAAGCGGTGACCGGGTCGAGATTGCCGGTCGGCTCGTCGGCCAGCAGCACCAGCGGCGCATTGGCAACCGCACGCGCAATGGCGACGCGTTGCTGCTCGCCGCCGGAGAGCTCGGCGGGCCGGTGCGATGCGCGCTTGCCGATCTGCATATAGTCGAGCAACTGCGCCGCGCGTTCAGCCGCTTCCTTGCGCGGCAGCCCCTTGATCAGCTGCGGCATCATGATGTTTTCCAGCGCGGAAAACTCCGGCAGCAAGTGATGGAACTGGTAGACGAAGCCGACATCGTTGCGGCGGATCGCCGTGCGCTCGTCGTCGGACAGCCGGCCGCAGGCCCGGCCCGACAGGATGACATCGCCGGCATCGGGACGCTCCAGCAGGCCCGCCGTATGCAGCAGCGTCGACTTGCCGGTGCCCGATGGCGCCACCAGCGCCACCATCTCGCCGCGCCGCAGCGAAAAATCGGCGCCGTTCAAAATCGTGAGCTTGCGCGGCCCCTGGACATAATGCCGCTCGACGCTCTTCAGCTCGATAATGGCCTCGGCCATCATTCATACCTCAAGGCTTCGACCGGATCGAGACGGGCCGCCCGCCATGCCGGAAACACCGTTGCCAGGAAGGACAGGCCGAGCGCCATGATGATGACATAGGTCGTCTCGCGCGGATCCATTTTCGCCGGCAGTTGGCTGAGGAAGTAGAGCTCGGGATTGAACAGCACCTTGCCGGTCATCCAGGAAAAGAACTGGCGGATTGATTCGATATTGAGGCAGATGACCACGCCAAGCAGCACGCCGGCAACGGTGCCGGTCACGCCGATCGCGGCGCCCGTCATCAGGAAGATGCGCAGGATGGCGCCGCGCGAGGCGCCCATCGTGCGCAGGATGGCGATGTCGTGCCCCTTGTCCTTCACCAGCATGACAAGGCCGGAGATGATGTTGAGCGCCGCCACCAGCACGATCAGCGTCAGGATCATGAACATGACGTTGCGTTCGACCTGAAGCGCGGAAAAGAACGTCTCGTTGCGCTGGCGCCAGTCGACGAGGTCGATCGGCCGTTGCGCCGCCTCCTCTATCTTCGGCTTCAACGCGTCGACATCGTCGGGATTGTCGACATAGATCTCGATCGTCTGTGCGCGACCGTCCATGTTGAAATAGAGCTGCGCCTCGGAGAACGGCATGTAGACGATGGAGCTGTCATATTCCGACATGCCGACTTCGAAGATCGCCGCGATCTTGTAGCCCTTCATGCGCGGCGTCGTGCCGAGCGGCGTCACGTCGCCGTCCGGCGAGATGAGCGTGATGGTGTCGCCGAGCGTCAGGCCGAGATTCTCGGCCATGCGCTTGCCGATGGCCACGCCCTCGCCGGCATCGAAATTGGCGAGCGTGCCCTGCTTGATGTTGCTGGCGACGATGGCGATCTTGCCGAGATCCTCGCCGCGAATGCCGCGCACCAGCGCGCCCGTGCCGCCGCCGACATTGCCTTGCGCCAGCACCTGGCCATCGATCAACGGCAGAGCATATTTGACGCCGGCCACGCCGTTGATGCGGCTGGCGACCTGGGCATAGTCCTCGAGCGGAGAATCGAGCGGCTGTACGATCAGGTGGCCGTTGACGCCAAGGATGCGCGTCAAAAGCTCGGCGCGGAACCCGTTCATCACGGCCATGACCACGATCAGCGTCGCCACCCCCAGCATGATGCCGAGGAACGAGATCGAGGCGATGACCGAGATCACCGTCTCCTTGCGCCGCGAACGCAGGTAGCGCCACGCCACCGTGCGTTCGAAGATGGAAAAGGGGCCGGCGCCCGCCGACCTTGCCGTGGCCGCGTCGCTCATGCGGCGACACCGAAGCGTTTTTTCGCGTCGGCGACCGGCAGCGTCACGCGCTCGCCGGTTTTGCGATTCTTGATTTCGACCTCGCCGGCGGCCACGCCGCGTGGGCCCACGATCACCTGCCAGGGCAGGCCGATCAAGTCGGCGGTGGCGAACTTGCCGCCCGGCCGCTGGTCGGTGTCATCGTAGAGCACATCCTTGCCTGCAGCGGTGAAGGCTGTATTGAGCTCGTCGCAGACACGGTCGCAGTCCGCGTCACCCACTTTCATGTTGATCAGGCCGATGTCGAAGGGCGCCACGGCTTCCGGCCAGATGATGCCGTTCTCGTCATGGCTGGCCTCGATGATTGCCGCGACCAGCCGCGACGGGCCGATGCCGTAGGAGCCGCCGGAGGCGAAATGATCCTTGCCATCGGGGCCGGTCACCTTGGCGCCCATCGGTTTCGAATATTTCTCGCCGAAATGGAAGATGTGGCCAACCTCGATGCCGCGTGCCGAAACCTTGTCGCTCTCGGGGACCTTTTCCCAGGCCGCCTCGTCATGCATTTCGTCGGTGGCGGCGTAAGGCGTCGTCCACGTCCTGACGATGTCAGCGATCTCGCCGTCATTGGCGAAGTCGGTGTTCGCGCCGGGCACGGCAAGCGAAAGATAGTCGCGATGGCAGAAAACCTGGCTCTCGCCGGTGTCGGCCAGGATGATGAATTCATGGCTGAGATCGCCACCGATCGGCCCGGTGTCGGCGCGCATCGGGATCGCCTGCAAGCCCATGCGTGTAAAGGTCCTGAGATAGGAGACGAACATCCTGTTATAGGCGGCTCTCGCGCCCTCGAAGTCGAGATCGAAGGAGTAGGCGTCCTTCATCAGGAACTCGCGCGAGCGCATGACGCCGAAGCGCGGCCGCACCTCGTCGCGGAACTTCCACTGGATGTGGTAGAGGTTGAGCGGCAAATCCTTGTAGGACTTCACATAGGCGCGGAAAATCTCGGTGACCATTTCCTCATTGGTCGGACCGTAGAGCATGTCGCGATCCTGGCGGTCCTTGATGCGCAGCATCTCCTTGCCATAGTCGTTGTAGCGGCCGCTTTCGCGCCACAGATCGGCCGACTGGATGGTCGGCATCAGGATTTCCAGCGCGCCGGCGCGGTTCTGCTCCTCGCGGATAATCTGGCAGACCTTGTCCAGCACCCGCTTGCCAAGTGGCAGCCAGGAGAAACTGCCCTGCCCCTGCTGGCGGATCATGCCGGCACGCAGCATCAACCGGTGCGAGACGATCTCGGCCTCGCGCGGATTTTCTTTGAGGATAGGCAGGAAATAGCGCGACAAACGCATGGACTGGTCCGTGAATGAGAACGGCCACGCCAGAATCGGCGCGACGCAGGCTTGCTTGCCCCGGCTTCATATCCATTTCATGACGGATTGGAAACCCGGCCACACCGGCACAATGCCGCGTTTCAGCCCGGAATCCTTCGGTTTCCGATCAGGCCGCGTCGGCAATGAAGCGCACCGATCGTCTTTGGGCTTGGCCTTCAATTCTTTGCGCGCGTCAATTCAGGACATGCCGTAAAGGCTGCGCCACGCCTTGCTGGTCGTTTCGAAAGCAAACCATGCCATACTATTGTGCAGTGCAGCACGAGAATGCCTGTTTCGAGGCAAAATTCTTCGTGACTTTTTCATTCGGCTTAGGCTAGTGTGCCGCGATAACCGAGAGGGCGGAGAAAAATCTGCTCTCCTACGCGGTCAAAGTCTTGGGAGGATGCGATCTAGGCGCGGTTACTCGCTGCCGCCGGAAACCGGAAACAGATCGGACGCGTTTAATTGCAAGGCCTTGTGCCTTGCATTTTTTTTGTGCAATCATCTGGTTAGCGCGGTGAGTTGCCAGGTCACATGACCTTGCGTCAGCAGGTGTATGGTCGCGAAAACGCGACAGCATCGCGGGCCGCATCCTCACGATCTCGATGCAGCGCAGCGCCCTTGCCGGGCGATCTACTTCGCTGGAGTCTGGCCGAAATCCGGCACGATGTGCGGGATGTCGTTGAGGCTGTATCCCAGCCCGTGCGTCAGGCCATAGAAGATGCCCATGAGAATGGCCGTGGCGATGGTGGTGCGGATCACGGCGCGCAGCATGTGCGGCCCGCGCGGCGCGCTTGGAACAGTGCCCAGCGTCACGTCGTGATCATCATCCTGCGTGCGGACACTGAACGGCAGCACGGCAAACAGCACCACCCACCAGGTCGCGAAAAACAGGGCGGTGAACGAAACCCAGCTCATGATTGCTCCAGTTCGATCAGCGTGCCGAAGAAATCCTTCGGATGCAGGAACAGCACCGGCTTGCCATGGGCGCCGGTCTTCGGGTTGCCGTCGCCCAGCACGCGGGCGCCGGCGGCCTTAAGCTGGTCACGCGCGGCCAGGATGTCGTCGACCTCGTAGCAGAGATGATGCATGCCGCCGGACGGGTTCTTCGTGAGAAACGCCGCGATCGGCGAGCCCTCGCCCAAAGGCTCCAGCAGTTCGATCTTGGTGTTGCCGATATTGACGAACACCACGGTGACGCCGTGCTCCGGCAGAGCCTGCGGCTCCGTCACGTCGGCGCCGAGGGTGTTGCGGTAGGCAGCGGTGGCCGCGGCCAGATCCGGCACTGCAAGCGCGACATGGTTGAGACGTCCGAGCATTGGCTTCTTTCGAGGCAATAGGGCAGTACGGCAGCAGGGAAGACAGTCCACGAGGAGCATCCGATCTACTCTCGGCTCCTACCCTACTGCCTTATCGCCCTACTCCCCTACTCCCTTGTTCGTCACCTGGTGACGAAAACCGTCACCAGCGGCTTCTTGCCCCAGGCTTCGTTGGCCGCGCCACGCACCGCGCGCCGCACCGCCTCTTGCACGAGGTCGAGGTCCTTTCGGCGCTGGCGAGGAATCGAATCGACCGCGCCGACGGCGGCGTCGATCATCAGGTCCTCCAGCGTTTCGCCGCTGGCATCGGCCTCGGCGACGCCGATGGCGACAAGGTCGGGATCGCCGGCCAGCTCATATTTCTCGTCGAGCACGACATTGACCGCGACATGGCCGGCAAAGGACAATTTGCGCCGGTCGCGGATACCCATCGCCTGATCCGAGCCGATCAGATTGCCGTCCTTGTAGATACGGCCGAACGGCACCTGGTCGATGATGGTGGCGGGTCCCGGCGCGAGCCTCAGCATGTCGCCGTCGCGCACCTGCGCCACCTGGCCGATACCGGAGGTCGACATCAGCGAGCCCTGCGCCACCAGGTGCGCCGCCTCGCCATGGACGGGGACGCCGATCTGCGGGCGCACCCACTCGTACATCTTGCGCAATTCGCTGCGGCGGGGATGGCCGGAGACATGCACTAGCGCGTCGCCGTCCTCGATGATCTTGATGCCAAGATCGATGAGGCGGTTCTTGATCTCGAGGATCGCCTTCTCGTTGCCGGGAATGGTACGCGACGAAAACACCACCGTGTCGCCCGCCGTCAGCGACACCGATTTCATCTCGTCACGCGACAGTTTTGCAAGCGCTGCCAGCGGTTCGCCCTGGCTGCCGGTGCAGATGATCACCAGGTTTTCGCGCGGGATGAAGCCGAAATCCTCCTCGGCGATGAACTCCGGCAGGCCGTCCATGTAGCCGAGCTCGTCGGCCACGTCGATGACGCGCTTCAGCGAGCGCCCGAGCACGAGACACTGGCGGCCGGCATCGCGTGCCGCCCTGGCGATGGAAACGATGCGGCCGACATTGGAGGAAAACGTCGTGACGGCGACGCGGCCCTTGGCGGCCTGGATGACGCCCTTGAGGCCCTCGCCGACGGCGACTTCCGAAGGCGAATCGCCTTCCCGCAGCGCATTGGTCGAATCGCAGATCAGCGCCAGCACGCCCTTGTCGCCATAGGCGCGAAAGCGCGCCTCGTCGGTCTTGGGACCGATGGTCGGCTCCGGGTCGATCTTCCAGTCGCCGGTGTGGATGACGGTGCCCGCCGGCGACGTGATCGCCAGCGACATTGGCTCGGGAATGGAGTGCGCGACCGGAATGGCTTCGATCTGGAAGGGACCGACGGTGAATTTCTCGCCGGCGTGGTAGATCGTCAGCGGGATCTTCGGCGCGCCCTGCTCGCCTTGCCGCTTGGCTTCCAGCAACCCGGCGCTGAACGGCGTCATCCATACCGGCGCCTTCAGCCTCGGCCAGATGTCGAGCAGCGCACCATAGTGATCCTCATGCGCGTGGGTGATAACGATGCCGCGCAGATTGGCGAGGTTCTCCTCGATGAAGCGCGTGTCGGGCAGGATCAGGTCGACGCCCGGATGCGCGGCGTCTGGAAAGGTAACGCCGACATCGATGACGATCCACTCCCGCGCGCTCGGCGGGCCGTAGCCGTAGAGGGCGAAGTTCATGCCGATCTCGCCGACGCCGCCGAGCGGCACGAAGACGAGTTCGGCGTTTTCCGCTTTCGCCATGATTTTTCCCTTTCCAAGCCCACTATACCCGGGCGGATGCGACCGCGCCGAAATGCACATCGCCGGCGGCGATCGTCACAACAGTCCCCTCATCGTCGCGGATCACGAAACGACAGTCCTCGTCAATGGTCTCGAACACGCCACGCACCACATTACCGTCAATTCTGACAGCAACCTCACCGCCAAGTCCCGCTGCGCGTGTCAGCCAACGCCGCCTGACGGCGGCAAGGCCGCGCCCTTCATCCCACAGCCGTGCATTCTCGCTCCACGCATCCGACAGCGCCAGGAACAGTGTTTCCGCGTCGCAAGCCGCACCGAGCGCGTGCAGCGATGTCGCCGGATAAGGTACGTCCTCGGGGTGCGCCACGACATTGACGCCGATGCCGACCGCGACCGCGAAGCGGCCGCCGTCCAGAACGGCCGATTCCAGCAGGATGCCGGCGAGCTTGGCGCCGGAGGCAAGCACGTCGTTTGGCCATTTCAACTCGAAACGGTTTTGTCCCTGGCTCGCGCCATCGAGCCCGATGGCGATGCGGCCCTTGGGCACCACCGCGTCGAGCGCATCGGCAAGCGAGAGGCCGGCAACGAAACCCAGCGTCGCGGCAAGGCGGAGCTCACCACCGGTGATGACGAGCAAGGTCGCCGCCAGATTGCCTTCGGGCGACACCCAAGCGCGGCCGCGCCTGCCGCGCCCGCTTTCCTGCTTTTTGGAAACCACCCATAATCTGCCCGGGTCGCCTGCCCGGGCATGATCGAGCGCCACCGTATTGGTGGAGCCGACGCTGTCATGCGCTTCGAGCCGGAACCCTTCCGAGACTGAGGTTGGAGCCAGCCGAAATGCCATACTAGTGGTCCGATTCTAACATTCGCATCCCGTTCCAGCAGCGCAGTGAGCGAATGTCAGAATCAAAGGA
The genomic region above belongs to Mesorhizobium sp. B4-1-4 and contains:
- a CDS encoding GYD domain-containing protein; translated protein: MAYYVLLSNFTDQGIKSIKDTQKRAEAFKAMASKSGVKVHTLLWTLGQHDVVAIAEADDDIAATALSLSIASLGNIRTQTLRAFDTADMAKVMAKMA
- a CDS encoding ABC transporter ATP-binding protein, whose product is MMAEAIIELKSVERHYVQGPRKLTILNGADFSLRRGEMVALVAPSGTGKSTLLHTAGLLERPDAGDVILSGRACGRLSDDERTAIRRNDVGFVYQFHHLLPEFSALENIMMPQLIKGLPRKEAAERAAQLLDYMQIGKRASHRPAELSGGEQQRVAIARAVANAPLVLLADEPTGNLDPVTASYVFEALEALVRQSGLAALIATHNHELASRMDRRVTLADGKVVPL
- a CDS encoding lipoprotein-releasing ABC transporter permease subunit, giving the protein MSDAATARSAGAGPFSIFERTVAWRYLRSRRKETVISVIASISFLGIMLGVATLIVVMAVMNGFRAELLTRILGVNGHLIVQPLDSPLEDYAQVASRINGVAGVKYALPLIDGQVLAQGNVGGGTGALVRGIRGEDLGKIAIVASNIKQGTLANFDAGEGVAIGKRMAENLGLTLGDTITLISPDGDVTPLGTTPRMKGYKIAAIFEVGMSEYDSSIVYMPFSEAQLYFNMDGRAQTIEIYVDNPDDVDALKPKIEEAAQRPIDLVDWRQRNETFFSALQVERNVMFMILTLIVLVAALNIISGLVMLVKDKGHDIAILRTMGASRGAILRIFLMTGAAIGVTGTVAGVLLGVVICLNIESIRQFFSWMTGKVLFNPELYFLSQLPAKMDPRETTYVIIMALGLSFLATVFPAWRAARLDPVEALRYE
- the proS gene encoding proline--tRNA ligase, with the protein product MRLSRYFLPILKENPREAEIVSHRLMLRAGMIRQQGQGSFSWLPLGKRVLDKVCQIIREEQNRAGALEILMPTIQSADLWRESGRYNDYGKEMLRIKDRQDRDMLYGPTNEEMVTEIFRAYVKSYKDLPLNLYHIQWKFRDEVRPRFGVMRSREFLMKDAYSFDLDFEGARAAYNRMFVSYLRTFTRMGLQAIPMRADTGPIGGDLSHEFIILADTGESQVFCHRDYLSLAVPGANTDFANDGEIADIVRTWTTPYAATDEMHDEAAWEKVPESDKVSARGIEVGHIFHFGEKYSKPMGAKVTGPDGKDHFASGGSYGIGPSRLVAAIIEASHDENGIIWPEAVAPFDIGLINMKVGDADCDRVCDELNTAFTAAGKDVLYDDTDQRPGGKFATADLIGLPWQVIVGPRGVAAGEVEIKNRKTGERVTLPVADAKKRFGVAA
- a CDS encoding DUF1467 family protein, with amino-acid sequence MSWVSFTALFFATWWVVLFAVLPFSVRTQDDDHDVTLGTVPSAPRGPHMLRAVIRTTIATAILMGIFYGLTHGLGYSLNDIPHIVPDFGQTPAK
- the mce gene encoding methylmalonyl-CoA epimerase: MLGRLNHVALAVPDLAAATAAYRNTLGADVTEPQALPEHGVTVVFVNIGNTKIELLEPLGEGSPIAAFLTKNPSGGMHHLCYEVDDILAARDQLKAAGARVLGDGNPKTGAHGKPVLFLHPKDFFGTLIELEQS
- a CDS encoding ribonuclease J translates to MAKAENAELVFVPLGGVGEIGMNFALYGYGPPSAREWIVIDVGVTFPDAAHPGVDLILPDTRFIEENLANLRGIVITHAHEDHYGALLDIWPRLKAPVWMTPFSAGLLEAKRQGEQGAPKIPLTIYHAGEKFTVGPFQIEAIPVAHSIPEPMSLAITSPAGTVIHTGDWKIDPEPTIGPKTDEARFRAYGDKGVLALICDSTNALREGDSPSEVAVGEGLKGVIQAAKGRVAVTTFSSNVGRIVSIARAARDAGRQCLVLGRSLKRVIDVADELGYMDGLPEFIAEEDFGFIPRENLVIICTGSQGEPLAALAKLSRDEMKSVSLTAGDTVVFSSRTIPGNEKAILEIKNRLIDLGIKIIEDGDALVHVSGHPRRSELRKMYEWVRPQIGVPVHGEAAHLVAQGSLMSTSGIGQVAQVRDGDMLRLAPGPATIIDQVPFGRIYKDGNLIGSDQAMGIRDRRKLSFAGHVAVNVVLDEKYELAGDPDLVAIGVAEADASGETLEDLMIDAAVGAVDSIPRQRRKDLDLVQEAVRRAVRGAANEAWGKKPLVTVFVTR
- a CDS encoding biotin--[acetyl-CoA-carboxylase] ligase; this encodes MAFRLAPTSVSEGFRLEAHDSVGSTNTVALDHARAGDPGRLWVVSKKQESGRGRRGRAWVSPEGNLAATLLVITGGELRLAATLGFVAGLSLADALDAVVPKGRIAIGLDGASQGQNRFELKWPNDVLASGAKLAGILLESAVLDGGRFAVAVGIGVNVVAHPEDVPYPATSLHALGAACDAETLFLALSDAWSENARLWDEGRGLAAVRRRWLTRAAGLGGEVAVRIDGNVVRGVFETIDEDCRFVIRDDEGTVVTIAAGDVHFGAVASARV